From a single Shewanella donghaensis genomic region:
- the fliE gene encoding flagellar hook-basal body complex protein FliE yields MSTANMLNVQSLMNQMNVHTEMAKGAIKVGPNPRDFGVQNPSFTELMEQKVAAINTDQNTSSALMHAVDSGKSDDLVGAMVASQKASLSFSTMIQIRNRLVQAFDEVMKMPI; encoded by the coding sequence ATGTCTACTGCAAATATGCTGAATGTTCAATCTCTGATGAATCAAATGAATGTTCACACCGAAATGGCTAAAGGAGCCATTAAAGTCGGCCCTAATCCAAGAGACTTTGGTGTGCAAAATCCTTCATTTACTGAATTGATGGAACAAAAGGTCGCGGCAATTAATACTGACCAAAATACCTCTTCGGCACTGATGCACGCGGTAGATAGCGGAAAAAGTGATGACTTGGTCGGCGCGATGGTGGCTTCACAAAAAGCCAGTTTGTCTTTCTCCACCATGATTCAAATTCGAAATCGTTTAGTTCAAGCTTTCGATGAAGTAATGAAAATGCCAATTTAA
- a CDS encoding sigma-54 interaction domain-containing protein, with the protein MSQQFSIQLVETLMNEQGAKLLANNGFNLWDKTSTSPWLSVINLSDCTPEQVPLKLSLYPSNNQIALLNPEQTELATIAMQSGIQDYLLLPIDNQQLISLVNRLKTLDKTDTEIIASSSVSRQLLMLAQRAAVTKATVLLTGESGTGKEPLARYIHRHSTRANKPFVSINCAAIPESILESLLFGHIKGAFTGAVNDQAGKFEQANGGTLLLDEIGEMPLLLQAKLLRVLQEREVERLGSHKPFALDIRVIASTNKDLRQAVENNEFRQDLFYRLDVLPLKITPLRQRREDILPIAEHFLDIYHNNNTDQHCYFSDQARNLLLSHQWVGNVRELENTIQRALVLRRGQAIQAAELGLETILPSRNTSSESGLKDSKRQAEFQYILDTLKRFNGQRNLSAESLGMTTRALRYKLAQMREQGINIDLALGKVA; encoded by the coding sequence ATGAGTCAGCAATTTTCAATTCAATTAGTTGAAACACTAATGAATGAACAAGGTGCTAAGTTACTGGCAAATAATGGTTTTAATCTGTGGGATAAAACAAGTACATCACCTTGGTTATCAGTAATCAATCTATCAGATTGCACACCAGAACAAGTCCCCCTAAAGCTGTCGCTTTATCCTAGTAACAATCAAATTGCATTATTAAATCCTGAACAAACTGAACTCGCCACTATTGCGATGCAGTCGGGGATTCAAGACTACTTACTATTGCCCATCGATAATCAGCAGTTAATTTCTTTAGTTAACCGTCTAAAGACACTAGATAAAACTGATACTGAAATCATCGCAAGTTCGTCTGTAAGTCGACAACTATTGATGCTAGCTCAGCGTGCTGCGGTCACCAAAGCAACGGTATTATTAACGGGTGAAAGTGGCACGGGAAAAGAGCCCTTAGCCCGTTACATTCATCGCCATTCTACTAGAGCTAACAAGCCTTTCGTTTCAATTAATTGCGCTGCGATTCCCGAAAGTATTTTGGAGTCATTGCTATTTGGTCATATTAAAGGCGCTTTTACCGGAGCGGTTAATGACCAAGCGGGTAAATTTGAGCAAGCCAACGGCGGCACACTATTGTTGGATGAAATTGGCGAAATGCCATTACTACTGCAAGCTAAATTATTGCGAGTATTGCAAGAACGGGAAGTTGAACGTTTAGGCAGTCATAAGCCTTTTGCGTTAGATATTAGAGTTATCGCCTCGACGAATAAAGATTTACGTCAAGCAGTTGAAAATAATGAATTTAGGCAAGATCTGTTCTATCGCCTTGATGTTCTACCACTTAAAATCACCCCGTTAAGACAGCGTCGTGAAGATATATTGCCGATTGCTGAGCATTTTCTAGATATTTATCACAACAATAACACTGATCAACATTGCTACTTCAGTGATCAAGCTAGAAATCTGCTACTGAGTCATCAATGGGTAGGAAATGTCCGTGAGCTTGAAAATACTATTCAACGCGCTTTAGTGTTGCGCCGTGGTCAAGCAATACAAGCAGCAGAACTGGGACTTGAAACCATACTCCCTTCTAGAAATACATCGTCAGAATCAGGATTAAAAGATTCAAAACGCCAAGCTGAATTTCAATATATTTTAGACACATTGAAGCGCTTTAACGGCCAACGTAACTTATCCGCAGAGTCACTCGGTATGACAACTAGAGCACTGAGATACAAGTTAGCCCAGATGCGTGAGCAAGGTATCAATATCGATTTAGCACTTGGAAAAGTGGCATAA
- a CDS encoding MotY family protein yields MEKTSWKYKGNVFNCEVTHSIEGFGEFKLTASPGEELMISLHADWLRLKDTSSDIIIESSAWQKQYQHPVAQSTLAWQGSFAHTSRNSRAFLEALEQGLTWQVNIEPANGIQYQVNSTPVATRSVVQQFRLCQQTLLPKPFSYVRRVDLQFNSLSSKLDPQLDSDLVAISRYIDADPDVKEVLIDGHADASGDHLANLQLSKERAFEVQSRLIELGVPAGMIQVRNHGARSSIAANNNAQGRGINRRVMVRLVKDTTSMATKMTGLSL; encoded by the coding sequence ATGGAAAAAACTTCTTGGAAATATAAAGGCAATGTTTTTAATTGTGAAGTAACGCATAGTATTGAAGGTTTTGGAGAATTTAAATTAACAGCATCTCCAGGTGAAGAATTAATGATTAGCCTACATGCTGATTGGTTACGCCTAAAGGATACTAGCAGCGATATTATTATTGAAAGTTCAGCTTGGCAAAAGCAGTATCAACACCCAGTTGCACAATCGACATTAGCGTGGCAAGGAAGTTTTGCTCACACCAGTCGCAATAGTCGTGCTTTTTTAGAAGCCCTTGAGCAAGGATTGACTTGGCAAGTTAATATCGAACCAGCCAACGGTATACAATACCAAGTCAACTCAACCCCTGTCGCTACACGCTCAGTGGTACAGCAGTTCAGATTATGCCAACAAACCCTATTACCTAAGCCATTTTCTTATGTTCGTCGAGTCGATCTTCAATTTAATAGCTTATCAAGCAAACTAGATCCACAGTTAGACAGTGATCTAGTCGCTATATCCCGTTATATCGATGCAGACCCTGATGTCAAAGAAGTATTAATTGATGGGCATGCAGATGCCTCAGGCGATCATTTAGCTAATTTACAACTCAGTAAAGAACGGGCATTTGAAGTGCAATCTAGACTAATTGAACTGGGTGTTCCCGCAGGCATGATTCAGGTCAGAAACCACGGAGCACGCAGCTCTATAGCCGCGAATAACAATGCTCAAGGCAGAGGAATAAATCGCCGTGTCATGGTGAGGTTAGTGAAAGACACCACCTCTATGGCCACCAAAATGACTGGGTTGAGCCTATGA
- a CDS encoding FliM/FliN family flagellar motor switch protein: protein MQEKLARSRLILQLEGCHRALQDNINDLLGPIISQGHHSLSRIELSNESSAIRPDLNHAWFLMSYRRVPLAWWRIDKCTLDQLASGYYGSFSSPLQSPLRAPSLSEFRLVKRLLRSALNVLPITELDDDGLDLELVVNTSPLDVPLLWTLNFPSEHTGPPMLLCMTEFALGLMAEQPSEFQPAPDLAAQLSQRLRQIPIKATLELGNQNVPVTSLDGLKVGDILPMNLHSRCPVTIGYRPLFYATVHAHDGQLVAKLTEEAFHSEDKNHA from the coding sequence GTGCAGGAAAAATTAGCGCGAAGCCGTTTGATTTTGCAGCTGGAAGGTTGCCATAGAGCGTTGCAGGACAATATTAATGATTTACTTGGACCGATTATTAGCCAGGGTCATCATTCCTTGTCGCGTATTGAGTTATCCAATGAGTCTAGTGCTATCCGTCCAGATTTAAATCATGCTTGGTTTTTGATGAGTTATCGCCGAGTCCCCTTGGCATGGTGGCGTATAGATAAATGTACCTTGGATCAATTAGCCAGCGGTTACTATGGTAGCTTTTCTAGCCCACTACAGTCTCCGTTACGCGCACCAAGCTTATCTGAATTCAGACTTGTAAAACGTTTATTACGCTCTGCATTAAATGTATTGCCGATTACTGAGCTTGATGACGACGGTTTAGACCTTGAGCTAGTAGTTAACACCAGCCCACTGGATGTGCCGCTGCTTTGGACGTTGAATTTTCCGTCTGAGCATACTGGCCCGCCAATGTTGTTATGCATGACTGAATTTGCCTTAGGGCTAATGGCTGAACAACCCAGTGAATTTCAACCTGCCCCAGATCTAGCTGCGCAACTGAGCCAAAGGCTGAGACAGATACCGATCAAAGCGACCTTAGAGCTAGGTAATCAAAATGTACCAGTGACATCTCTTGATGGCTTAAAAGTGGGAGATATTTTACCTATGAATTTACACTCTAGATGTCCAGTAACGATAGGATATCGGCCCCTATTTTACGCCACTGTTCATGCCCATGATGGACAATTGGTCGCCAAACTTACCGAGGAAGCCTTTCATTCAGAGGACAAGAACCATGCCTGA
- the fliN gene encoding flagellar motor switch protein FliN — protein sequence MPENILLQDDDFLLDDDLLLEDTLAEPKPLPKAKVLKDMSFFHQLPVKVTLELASAEMSLGELTQMGEGDVVALDRMVGEPLDIRVNGALLGRGEVVEVKGRYGVRLLEVEAISFTGAND from the coding sequence ATGCCTGAAAATATACTATTACAAGACGATGATTTTCTATTAGATGATGATTTACTTTTAGAAGATACCTTGGCTGAACCAAAACCTTTGCCTAAAGCCAAAGTATTAAAAGATATGTCATTTTTTCATCAGCTTCCAGTAAAGGTGACCCTTGAACTGGCGAGCGCTGAAATGTCACTGGGTGAGCTTACCCAAATGGGTGAAGGCGATGTGGTTGCACTTGATCGCATGGTTGGCGAGCCTCTAGATATTCGAGTTAATGGAGCCTTGTTAGGCCGCGGCGAAGTGGTTGAAGTCAAGGGTCGTTATGGGGTGAGATTGTTAGAAGTTGAAGCTATCAGCTTTACTGGAGCTAACGACTAA
- the fliP gene encoding flagellar type III secretion system pore protein FliP (The bacterial flagellar biogenesis protein FliP forms a type III secretion system (T3SS)-type pore required for flagellar assembly.), whose translation MLRVILLLLCLLAPNVYANDGLTLFTLADGDQSQKVNIKLEILAMMTVLSFLPAMLMMMTSFTRIIIVLSILRQALGLQQSPPNKVLIGIALVLSIFIMRPVGEVIYEDAFVPYDHGEIELTEMVTRSEVPLRKFMLAQTRETDLEQMLKIANEPVTLTTDEVPFFVLMPAFVLSELKTAFQIGFLLYIPFLVIDLVVASVLMSMGMMMLSPLIISLPFKLMVFVLVDGWAMTIGTLAASFG comes from the coding sequence ATGTTGCGAGTCATTCTGCTGCTGTTATGCCTGTTAGCACCCAATGTTTATGCTAATGACGGCTTAACTCTGTTTACATTAGCAGATGGTGACCAGTCACAAAAAGTCAATATCAAGTTAGAAATCTTAGCCATGATGACGGTGCTAAGTTTTCTGCCGGCAATGTTGATGATGATGACGAGCTTTACTCGCATTATTATTGTGTTATCGATATTAAGACAAGCACTAGGTTTACAACAAAGCCCGCCGAATAAGGTGCTTATTGGTATTGCGTTGGTATTATCCATTTTCATTATGCGACCGGTTGGCGAGGTGATATATGAAGATGCCTTTGTACCCTATGACCATGGTGAAATTGAACTGACCGAAATGGTGACAAGATCTGAAGTGCCATTAAGGAAGTTTATGTTGGCGCAAACCCGTGAAACTGACTTGGAACAAATGCTAAAAATTGCCAATGAGCCAGTAACGCTAACGACTGATGAAGTGCCATTCTTTGTACTAATGCCGGCATTTGTACTTAGCGAACTCAAAACTGCCTTTCAAATTGGCTTTTTACTTTATATTCCGTTTTTAGTGATTGACCTAGTGGTTGCTAGTGTCTTGATGTCCATGGGGATGATGATGTTGTCGCCATTGATTATTTCACTACCGTTTAAGTTAATGGTGTTTGTACTGGTTGATGGTTGGGCTATGACTATTGGCACATTAGCGGCCAGTTTTGGTTAG
- a CDS encoding flagellar biosynthetic protein FliQ, with protein sequence MDVNELTSFFADAIFLVVTMVGVLVMPGLLVGLCVAVFQAATQVNEQTLSFLPRLVLTLLMVLFAGEWLLMKISDLFEKLFLSIPHVIG encoded by the coding sequence ATGGATGTTAATGAGTTAACCTCCTTTTTTGCTGATGCTATATTTTTGGTGGTTACCATGGTGGGCGTTTTGGTGATGCCCGGCTTATTGGTGGGACTCTGTGTGGCGGTATTTCAGGCGGCTACCCAGGTTAATGAGCAAACATTGAGTTTCTTACCAAGGTTAGTATTAACGCTATTAATGGTGTTATTTGCTGGCGAATGGCTATTGATGAAAATCAGTGATTTGTTCGAAAAACTATTTCTTAGTATTCCCCATGTCATTGGCTAA
- the fliR gene encoding flagellar biosynthetic protein FliR, whose protein sequence is MVSLTSVQISSFIGSFWWPFCRFMGAFIIMPFLSSTYIPVKVRVLFSVLLSALVAPIIPSVPAVDALSIGSLLLSVEQLLVGFMLALFLLIMISVMTKMGAMMSMQMGLAMAVMNDPANGNSNPILGQWFLLYGTLLFLALDGHLVAIGVIVDSFYLWPIGMGIFELPLLGLVERVGWLFAASFMLALPAIVAMLMVNLTFGVLSRSAPSLNVFALGFPMSMLMGLLCTFFSFSGLASRYSDVCLDALSSMHQFIGG, encoded by the coding sequence ATGGTATCGCTGACGTCGGTTCAAATTAGCAGTTTTATTGGCTCCTTCTGGTGGCCATTTTGTCGTTTTATGGGGGCATTTATTATCATGCCTTTTCTAAGTAGCACTTACATTCCGGTCAAGGTAAGGGTGCTATTTTCGGTGTTATTAAGTGCTTTAGTTGCGCCAATAATTCCGTCAGTCCCTGCGGTTGATGCGCTATCAATCGGGTCATTATTGTTAAGCGTCGAACAGTTACTTGTGGGTTTCATGTTGGCATTGTTTTTACTGATTATGATCAGTGTTATGACCAAAATGGGCGCCATGATGTCAATGCAAATGGGCCTGGCTATGGCCGTGATGAATGACCCTGCAAACGGTAACTCTAACCCCATTCTTGGCCAATGGTTTTTACTCTATGGCACCTTATTGTTTCTGGCATTAGATGGTCATTTGGTGGCCATTGGCGTCATAGTCGATAGCTTTTACCTATGGCCTATTGGCATGGGTATTTTTGAATTACCACTTTTGGGACTGGTTGAGCGGGTAGGCTGGCTATTTGCCGCCAGTTTTATGTTAGCACTGCCAGCCATTGTGGCTATGCTCATGGTTAACTTAACCTTTGGTGTATTAAGTCGCTCAGCGCCATCATTAAACGTATTTGCGCTGGGTTTTCCCATGTCGATGTTAATGGGCCTGTTGTGTACGTTTTTCTCCTTTAGTGGTTTAGCAAGCCGTTACAGTGATGTTTGTCTCGATGCTCTGTCTTCGATGCACCAATTTATCGGGGGATAA
- the flhB gene encoding flagellar biosynthesis protein FlhB, translating into MSKKDTGQSKTQDATPQKLRKAREQGQVPRSKDLAAAALIIGCALMLTSSAEWIASEMAELTRFNMMVTKEQLQQPDMMQQHMGAALVGILNILGPLFILVGAIAMIAGAMPGGPLFNFKNASFKYSRIDPIAGLGRMASMKSIVELVKSVLKITLLISIMLFFLKSNLQAIMVSSQLPIDDAVRYSIDTISTGMFYLGTGLLLITFIDVPYQYWHHHNELKMSFQEVKDEHKQQDGKPEIKAKIRQLQQKISRGRADIAVPQADVLLVNPTHYSVALRYDADKADAPYVIAKGVDELALYMREVAQRNDVEVIEIPALARAIYYSTKIEQQIPAALFIAIAHVLSYVLQIKAARGGIQNKPEPLPHFYIPPNLRHD; encoded by the coding sequence ATGAGTAAAAAAGATACTGGCCAAAGTAAAACCCAAGATGCCACCCCGCAAAAGTTGCGTAAAGCCCGCGAGCAAGGCCAGGTACCTCGTTCGAAAGATTTAGCCGCAGCGGCGTTAATTATTGGTTGCGCACTTATGCTAACCAGCAGCGCAGAGTGGATAGCCAGTGAAATGGCTGAATTAACGCGCTTTAATATGATGGTCACCAAAGAGCAACTGCAACAGCCAGATATGATGCAGCAACATATGGGGGCTGCTTTGGTGGGGATTTTAAATATTCTTGGGCCATTATTCATCCTAGTTGGTGCAATCGCGATGATCGCGGGTGCCATGCCTGGCGGGCCATTATTTAACTTTAAAAATGCCTCATTCAAGTATAGCCGCATTGACCCTATCGCTGGTTTAGGGCGAATGGCATCGATGAAATCTATCGTCGAACTAGTAAAGTCAGTTTTAAAAATCACCTTACTAATTAGCATTATGCTGTTCTTTTTAAAAAGCAATTTACAAGCCATTATGGTTAGCAGTCAGCTGCCCATTGATGATGCTGTGCGCTATAGCATAGACACTATTTCGACTGGGATGTTTTATCTGGGGACCGGATTACTGTTAATTACTTTTATCGATGTGCCTTATCAATATTGGCATCATCACAATGAATTGAAAATGTCGTTTCAGGAAGTAAAAGACGAGCATAAACAACAGGATGGTAAGCCTGAAATTAAAGCTAAAATCCGCCAGTTACAGCAAAAAATCAGTCGCGGCAGGGCGGATATTGCCGTGCCACAAGCGGATGTGTTGCTGGTTAATCCGACCCATTATTCAGTAGCATTGAGATATGACGCTGATAAAGCAGACGCCCCCTATGTTATTGCTAAAGGGGTTGATGAACTGGCGCTTTATATGCGTGAAGTGGCTCAACGTAATGATGTTGAGGTGATTGAAATTCCAGCCTTAGCCAGAGCAATTTATTATTCCACCAAAATTGAGCAGCAAATCCCTGCGGCGCTGTTTATCGCCATTGCCCATGTGCTCAGTTATGTATTGCAGATTAAAGCGGCTAGGGGCGGCATTCAAAATAAGCCTGAGCCGTTACCGCATTTTTATATTCCACCTAATTTACGTCATGATTAA
- the flhA gene encoding flagellar biosynthesis protein FlhA, with amino-acid sequence MNWFSQVFSGNRSYIGIPVVLLAVLAMVMLPLPPWLLDILFTFNIVLAVMVLLVGVSIRRPLEFSVFPTILLLATLMRLTLNVASTRVVLIEGHQGGDSAGKVIQAFGEVVIGGNYVVGAVIFLILMIINFVVITKGGERISEVSARFTLDALPGKQMAIDADLNAGILSQEQARARRQEVTREADFYGSMDGASKFVRGDAIAGILILLINIIGGISIGVFMYDMSAGEAFKVFALLTIGDGLVAQIPSLLLATAAAIIVTRVSDAEEMPDQLQQQLLANPKTLATASIVMFILGVVPGMPALVFISFSALLAFSSWRQSQNKPEVVESKLEDKLEKNTAEPSAPSWDALPYTDLIEVRLGYQLVHLVERTKGAELQKRLTGIRRTLSEQAGFLLSEVRVRDNLSLAPNAYQINLMGNPVVTAELQSEKLMAIQSGPVFGDIDGIITKEPAYNMDAIWIDQDLKARALNLGYSVVDNATVIATHVSKLIRENLPDMLQHDDVLALSDRLAKQSPKLAESLNNALTPIIQLKVYRLLLKEQVSLKDIRTIATTLLDCSENSKDPVLLAADVRCALRNNIVHSIAGAEAKLNVLTLAPELEQTLMAALNQSQQQGKVSLDSFPIDPTLLAQLQQGMPQLLADAKEQGHSPMLLVAPQLRPILARYALAFARGLHVLSYNEIPENRELMVAGQLG; translated from the coding sequence ATGAACTGGTTTTCTCAAGTTTTTTCCGGTAACCGGAGTTATATCGGTATTCCAGTAGTGTTACTGGCCGTGTTGGCCATGGTGATGTTGCCATTACCGCCTTGGTTATTGGATATTCTATTTACCTTTAATATTGTCCTCGCTGTCATGGTGTTACTGGTTGGAGTGTCGATTCGACGTCCGCTGGAATTCTCTGTATTTCCAACGATATTGCTACTAGCAACGTTAATGCGGCTAACGCTGAACGTTGCCTCTACGCGCGTGGTGTTAATTGAAGGTCATCAAGGCGGCGATTCAGCGGGTAAGGTTATTCAAGCATTTGGTGAAGTCGTTATCGGCGGTAACTATGTTGTTGGTGCAGTCATATTCCTTATCTTGATGATCATTAACTTTGTGGTGATTACCAAAGGTGGGGAGCGGATTTCAGAAGTCTCAGCCCGTTTCACCTTAGATGCTTTACCCGGCAAACAAATGGCCATTGATGCTGACTTAAATGCCGGTATTTTGAGTCAAGAACAAGCGCGAGCAAGGCGTCAAGAAGTGACTCGTGAAGCTGATTTTTATGGCTCGATGGACGGTGCCTCAAAGTTTGTTCGTGGTGATGCCATAGCCGGTATATTGATCCTCCTGATTAATATCATTGGTGGTATATCTATCGGCGTATTCATGTATGACATGAGTGCCGGTGAAGCCTTTAAGGTTTTTGCATTATTGACTATCGGTGATGGTCTGGTTGCTCAAATTCCTTCGTTGCTATTGGCAACCGCTGCGGCAATTATTGTGACGCGGGTGTCAGATGCTGAAGAAATGCCTGATCAGCTGCAGCAGCAATTACTGGCTAACCCTAAGACCTTAGCTACCGCTTCAATCGTGATGTTTATTCTGGGCGTTGTGCCAGGTATGCCTGCACTGGTGTTTATATCCTTTTCGGCCTTACTGGCTTTTTCATCCTGGAGACAAAGTCAGAATAAACCCGAAGTTGTCGAATCTAAACTTGAAGATAAACTCGAAAAAAATACCGCTGAGCCATCAGCTCCAAGCTGGGACGCATTGCCTTATACTGATTTAATTGAAGTGCGTCTGGGTTATCAGCTAGTGCATTTAGTTGAGCGTACGAAAGGCGCTGAATTGCAAAAGCGTCTTACGGGTATTCGTCGCACGCTTTCTGAACAAGCAGGTTTTTTACTCTCAGAAGTTAGAGTGAGAGACAATCTGTCATTAGCGCCTAATGCGTATCAAATTAACTTAATGGGTAATCCAGTTGTGACGGCTGAATTGCAATCAGAGAAACTGATGGCAATTCAAAGCGGCCCCGTGTTTGGCGATATTGATGGCATTATTACCAAAGAGCCTGCCTACAACATGGATGCTATTTGGATTGATCAGGACCTAAAAGCCCGTGCATTAAACTTAGGTTATTCAGTAGTCGATAATGCCACTGTGATCGCGACTCATGTCAGTAAGCTTATCCGTGAAAACTTACCTGATATGTTGCAGCATGATGATGTTCTAGCGTTAAGTGATCGTTTAGCTAAGCAGTCACCTAAATTAGCAGAGTCGCTGAATAATGCTCTGACGCCAATTATACAACTGAAGGTATATCGTCTGCTATTAAAAGAGCAAGTGTCACTTAAAGACATTCGCACCATTGCCACCACGCTATTAGATTGCAGTGAGAACAGTAAAGACCCAGTGTTGTTAGCGGCTGATGTACGCTGCGCACTGCGTAATAACATTGTACATAGCATTGCGGGTGCTGAAGCTAAGTTGAATGTATTAACCTTAGCACCAGAGTTAGAGCAAACCTTGATGGCGGCATTAAATCAGTCGCAACAGCAAGGCAAAGTGTCCTTAGACAGCTTTCCAATAGATCCCACCTTATTAGCCCAGTTACAACAGGGGATGCCGCAGCTATTGGCCGATGCGAAAGAGCAAGGGCACAGCCCGATGTTACTGGTCGCGCCGCAGTTAAGGCCCATACTTGCCCGTTATGCCTTAGCCTTTGCCAGGGGCTTACATGTGCTGTCTTATAATGAAATACCTGAGAACCGCGAGCTCATGGTCGCAGGGCAATTAGGCTAG
- a CDS encoding GGDEF domain-containing protein: protein MNGFMHYLRFLILPFVVTFFTLGLLEHFQSHWQSWQETLHFAPYWLLAASSLICLQFNRSRLFYIGILLLGFYALQNNRLFLSPIIHQFLPLFGTLVIGMFCFIKDRGVMSVHSFYRLGGIFLCGIIAYAWVQLVNLSPNIIAVLQQKIRLSIETSPLHLLPLYPLTLIIFLKLSWNSNLAQTSLGISLLLWLGYFLIPTNLPLSVLLSLIASSFLITVLFDSYFLAYRDELTGLPSRRALFNLSLALGRKYTVAMVDIDHFKKFNDTYGHDVGDDVLKLVAIKLSKVSGGGKTFRYGGEEFTIVFPSKNIDQVYSHLDEVRQSIEDYDIVLRDESRKQNTKKNRQQTPVKKKTVSVTVSIGCAEHKSDESFEQSMKQADKALYRAKDRGRNQVRF, encoded by the coding sequence ATGAACGGCTTTATGCATTACCTGCGGTTTCTTATCCTGCCATTCGTCGTCACCTTTTTTACGTTAGGCTTGCTAGAACACTTTCAAAGCCACTGGCAAAGCTGGCAAGAAACGCTGCACTTTGCCCCTTATTGGTTACTCGCTGCATCATCATTAATTTGCTTGCAGTTCAACCGTAGCCGATTATTTTATATAGGTATTTTGTTGCTTGGATTTTATGCACTACAAAATAATCGCCTGTTCCTATCACCTATCATTCATCAGTTTTTGCCTTTATTTGGCACCTTAGTGATTGGTATGTTTTGTTTTATAAAAGATCGCGGCGTAATGAGCGTACACAGCTTTTACCGCTTAGGGGGCATTTTTCTGTGTGGCATCATCGCCTATGCTTGGGTTCAGCTTGTCAATTTATCACCCAATATCATTGCCGTCTTACAACAAAAAATAAGGCTATCTATTGAGACGTCACCATTACACCTGTTACCCCTATACCCTCTAACACTTATCATCTTTTTGAAGTTAAGCTGGAACAGTAATTTAGCGCAAACCAGTTTAGGGATAAGCCTCCTCCTTTGGCTTGGATACTTTTTAATCCCAACTAACTTACCGTTATCAGTATTATTAAGCCTGATTGCTAGCAGTTTCTTAATCACGGTGTTGTTCGACTCTTATTTCCTTGCTTACCGTGACGAATTAACTGGCCTACCTTCAAGGCGTGCACTATTTAATTTAAGTCTCGCACTTGGGCGTAAATATACTGTGGCGATGGTCGATATCGACCATTTTAAAAAGTTCAACGATACCTATGGTCATGATGTCGGTGATGATGTGCTTAAGTTAGTTGCTATCAAATTATCTAAGGTGTCTGGCGGCGGTAAAACATTCCGCTATGGTGGTGAAGAGTTTACGATCGTCTTCCCAAGTAAAAACATCGACCAAGTGTATTCTCATCTTGATGAAGTAAGACAAAGTATTGAGGATTACGACATTGTGCTGCGCGATGAGAGTCGTAAACAGAACACCAAGAAAAACCGCCAGCAAACACCGGTAAAAAAGAAAACCGTCAGCGTCACCGTATCCATTGGTTGTGCAGAACATAAATCTGATGAGTCTTTTGAGCAAAGCATGAAACAAGCTGATAAAGCTTTATATCGCGCTAAAGACCGTGGCCGTAACCAAGTACGATTCTAA
- a CDS encoding DUF2959 domain-containing protein — MKKWISLALLSSSLLISGCQSAYYGAMEKVGYHKRDIMVDRVEEAKESQEEAQEQFSSALEEMQALLAFDGGNLEDAYNKAKDEYDSAQSAADEVGNRIDKVEDVAEALFEEWETEIQEISKASLRRNSTTKLKETERSYNSLVKGMRRAEAKMPPILTALKDNMLYLKHNLNAQAIGAIKGEFESLQSDISSLISEMNKSIAESNKFIEAMEKG, encoded by the coding sequence TACTGAGTAGCAGCTTACTAATCAGTGGTTGCCAAAGCGCCTATTATGGCGCCATGGAAAAAGTCGGCTACCATAAACGTGACATCATGGTTGACCGCGTTGAAGAAGCAAAAGAATCCCAAGAAGAAGCGCAAGAACAGTTTAGTTCTGCACTGGAAGAAATGCAGGCATTACTCGCCTTTGATGGCGGTAATCTTGAAGATGCCTACAACAAAGCCAAAGACGAATATGATTCAGCCCAATCAGCTGCAGACGAGGTGGGCAACCGTATCGATAAAGTAGAAGATGTTGCTGAAGCGCTTTTTGAAGAATGGGAAACTGAAATTCAAGAAATCAGCAAAGCCAGTCTGCGTCGAAATAGCACCACTAAACTAAAAGAGACCGAGCGTTCTTACAATTCATTAGTTAAAGGCATGCGCCGCGCTGAAGCTAAAATGCCACCGATTTTAACGGCACTGAAAGACAATATGTTGTACTTGAAGCATAACCTTAATGCCCAAGCCATTGGTGCGATTAAAGGCGAGTTTGAAAGTCTGCAATCAGATATTTCAAGCTTAATCAGTGAAATGAATAAATCGATCGCTGAATCAAATAAATTTATTGAGGCTATGGAGAAAGGCTAA